In Deltaproteobacteria bacterium, one DNA window encodes the following:
- a CDS encoding DUF2092 domain-containing protein, producing MRDVRRARLRGRRGLGWRATMAGVFIAVALPPAAVSEDNRAAARLEAMATFLAKTKSLSVAADCSYDVVQDSGQKIEFGERREMTLRRPDRARIDVTRRDGSRRGVLFDGTQLTAFDLDEKVYATVPKPGTADAAFAYFTQDLNMRLPLRELFATDLPQELKDVLGTARLVGQEKLGGVATDDIAFRGDTADVQLWIPHDGDPLPRRIVITYRLAGGQPRFEADFRDWNLKPDAPDSLFTFAPAAGAEQIPILAPGRGKPAGEKRP from the coding sequence ATGCGAGACGTTCGACGAGCGAGACTGCGGGGACGACGCGGGCTCGGCTGGCGGGCGACCATGGCGGGCGTGTTCATCGCCGTCGCTCTTCCGCCGGCCGCGGTGAGCGAGGATAACCGCGCCGCCGCGCGCCTCGAGGCGATGGCGACCTTCCTCGCCAAAACGAAGAGTCTCAGCGTGGCCGCCGACTGCTCCTACGACGTGGTCCAGGACTCAGGCCAGAAGATCGAGTTCGGCGAACGGCGGGAGATGACGTTACGGCGGCCGGACCGGGCGCGCATCGACGTCACGCGGCGCGACGGCTCGCGTCGCGGGGTCCTCTTCGACGGCACCCAGCTCACGGCCTTTGATCTCGACGAGAAGGTCTATGCGACGGTGCCCAAACCGGGAACGGCCGACGCGGCTTTCGCCTATTTCACCCAAGACCTGAACATGCGCCTGCCGCTCCGCGAGCTGTTCGCGACCGACCTTCCGCAGGAGCTGAAGGACGTCCTCGGCACGGCACGCCTGGTGGGACAGGAGAAGCTCGGCGGGGTGGCGACCGACGACATCGCGTTCCGGGGCGACACCGCGGACGTGCAGCTCTGGATTCCGCACGACGGCGATCCGCTGCCGCGGCGGATCGTGATCACCTATCGCCTGGCCGGGGGCCAGCCGCGGTTCGAAGCCGACTTCAGGGACTGGAACCTCAAACCCGACGCGCCCGACTCGCTGTTCACCTTCGCCCCGGCGGCCGGCGCGGAGCAGATCCCCATCCTGGCGCCGGGTCGGGGCAAGCCCGCCGGAGAGAAGCGGCCATGA
- a CDS encoding amidohydrolase translates to MIIDVWTQHISPTPPGANPEGENVFRNYGMLDVFHHGTDVARMIEAMDRHGVRAALMAGDNEAVARAQRAHPGRIFGEYHASPTDIMRAVRELEHYVRDCGFVALRIEPFLWRKPPTDRAYYPLYAKAAELDVTFQAQVGHTGPLFPSETGRPTYIDEVALDFPELRIVCGHIGWPWTEEMIAVAWKHRNVWIDTSAHVPRHFPPAFVHFLRTFGKEKVCFATDYPLLRWERVVPEVEALGLGPEVKQRFLHDNAVRAFKLPG, encoded by the coding sequence ATGATCATCGACGTCTGGACGCAGCACATCTCGCCGACACCCCCCGGGGCGAACCCCGAGGGCGAGAACGTCTTCCGGAACTACGGCATGCTCGACGTCTTTCACCACGGGACGGACGTGGCGCGCATGATCGAGGCGATGGACCGCCACGGCGTCCGGGCGGCGCTCATGGCCGGCGACAACGAGGCCGTGGCCCGGGCCCAGCGCGCGCACCCCGGCCGCATCTTCGGCGAGTACCACGCGAGCCCGACGGACATCATGCGCGCCGTCCGCGAGCTCGAGCACTACGTCCGCGACTGCGGCTTCGTCGCGCTCCGCATCGAGCCGTTCCTCTGGCGGAAGCCTCCGACCGACCGCGCCTACTACCCGCTCTACGCCAAGGCGGCCGAGCTCGACGTGACGTTCCAGGCGCAAGTCGGCCACACCGGCCCCCTCTTCCCGTCGGAGACGGGCCGTCCAACCTACATCGACGAGGTGGCGCTCGACTTCCCGGAGCTGCGCATCGTCTGCGGGCACATCGGCTGGCCGTGGACCGAGGAGATGATCGCGGTCGCCTGGAAGCACCGCAACGTCTGGATCGACACCTCGGCGCATGTCCCCCGGCATTTCCCGCCGGCGTTCGTGCACTTCCTCCGGACCTTCGGCAAGGAGAAGGTCTGCTTCGCCACCGACTACCCGCTCCTCCGGTGGGAGCGGGTGGTCCCCGAGGTCGAGGCGCTCGGGCTCGGCCCCGAGGTGAAGCAACGTTTCCTCCACGACAACGCCGTGCGGGCGTTCAAGCTGCCGGGCTGA
- a CDS encoding M48 family metallopeptidase, giving the protein MNGYGAIVLAALLLDFALGAGADVLNLRALARELPAEFRDVYDAERYRRAQEYTRVRARFGLVTSALGLALLLPFWFAGGFAWLDRSLRPLGLGPIGTGLLYLGALGLAWFVVGVPFRWWSTFVIERRFGFNQTAPKTFWTDLLKGMLLAALLGGPLVAAVLWLFERTGGQAWLWCWLASAAYVLAVEFVAPTWIMPLFNTFRPLVHGPLRDALLAYARSVSFPLEGVFVMDGSRRTTKANALFTGFGRHKRIALFDTLLHKLDADEVVAVLAHEIGHYKRRHVVQATVIAVLHLGVLLFVVSVLVGRPGLFAAFGLQARPVYAGLVFSALLLAPAELVLSVILHALSRRNELQADAFAAATTGSGEQLARALKRLSADALSNLTPHPLYVLLHYSHPPVRERLRALRAAHA; this is encoded by the coding sequence GTGAACGGCTACGGCGCGATCGTCCTGGCGGCTCTGCTGCTCGACTTCGCGCTCGGGGCGGGCGCCGACGTCCTCAACCTGCGCGCCCTCGCGCGCGAGCTGCCGGCGGAGTTCCGCGACGTCTACGACGCCGAGCGCTACCGGCGCGCGCAGGAGTACACGCGCGTCCGGGCCCGCTTCGGGCTGGTCACGTCCGCCCTCGGGCTGGCCCTGCTGCTCCCCTTCTGGTTCGCCGGCGGCTTCGCCTGGCTCGACCGCTCGCTCCGCCCGCTCGGCCTCGGACCGATCGGGACCGGCCTCCTCTACCTGGGGGCCCTCGGACTCGCGTGGTTCGTCGTGGGTGTGCCCTTCCGCTGGTGGTCGACGTTCGTGATCGAGCGGCGGTTCGGCTTCAACCAGACGGCGCCGAAGACGTTCTGGACGGATCTCCTGAAGGGCATGCTGCTCGCCGCCCTCCTCGGCGGGCCGCTCGTCGCGGCGGTCCTCTGGCTGTTCGAGCGCACGGGCGGCCAGGCGTGGCTGTGGTGCTGGCTCGCGAGCGCCGCCTACGTGCTCGCGGTGGAGTTCGTCGCCCCCACCTGGATCATGCCGCTCTTCAACACGTTCCGGCCGCTCGTCCACGGCCCGCTGCGCGACGCCCTCCTGGCCTACGCCCGCTCCGTGTCCTTCCCGCTCGAGGGCGTGTTCGTGATGGACGGGTCACGGCGCACGACCAAGGCCAATGCGCTGTTCACGGGCTTCGGCAGGCACAAGCGCATCGCGCTCTTCGACACGCTACTCCACAAGCTGGACGCGGACGAGGTGGTGGCGGTCCTGGCGCACGAGATCGGCCACTACAAGCGCCGCCACGTGGTGCAGGCGACGGTCATCGCCGTCCTCCACCTCGGGGTCCTGCTTTTCGTGGTCTCGGTGCTGGTGGGGCGCCCGGGTCTCTTCGCGGCCTTCGGGCTGCAGGCCCGGCCGGTCTACGCGGGGCTGGTCTTCTCGGCGCTCCTGCTGGCGCCGGCCGAGCTGGTCCTGTCCGTGATCCTTCACGCGCTCTCGCGCCGGAACGAGCTCCAGGCCGACGCCTTCGCCGCCGCGACCACCGGGTCGGGAGAGCAGCTGGCGCGCGCCTTGAAGCGCCTGTCTGCAGATGCCCTCTCGAACCTCACGCCCCATCCGCTCTACGTCCTCCTGCACTACTCCCACCCGCCGGTGCGCGAGCGCCTGCGCGCGCTCCGGGCGGCTCACGCCTGA
- a CDS encoding chromate resistance protein, whose protein sequence is MARPAPSVGRSEVGPSSKWVTRARIRVNRTATAWLIRRFIDPAAIFLFVEPDEVAAVQQREDATGFDAPGATYPHRDAEGRCSFEALVDLYRPDDAALQEIACIVHGADFEEEMRLVPESAGLRAISGGFPLVARDDHEILERAGFLYDALYASLKARLGARG, encoded by the coding sequence ATGGCACGTCCGGCCCCCTCCGTCGGCCGCTCCGAGGTAGGGCCGTCGTCGAAGTGGGTGACGCGCGCGCGCATCCGGGTGAACCGGACCGCCACCGCCTGGCTCATCCGCCGCTTCATCGACCCGGCGGCGATCTTTCTCTTCGTCGAGCCGGACGAGGTCGCCGCCGTGCAGCAGCGGGAAGACGCCACGGGGTTCGACGCGCCGGGTGCGACGTACCCGCATCGCGACGCGGAGGGGCGCTGCTCGTTCGAGGCGCTGGTCGACCTGTACCGTCCCGACGACGCCGCGCTGCAGGAGATCGCGTGCATCGTGCACGGCGCGGACTTCGAGGAGGAGATGCGGCTCGTCCCGGAATCTGCGGGGCTGCGGGCCATCTCCGGCGGCTTTCCGCTCGTCGCCCGCGATGACCACGAGATCCTGGAACGGGCAGGGTTTCTCTACGACGCGCTCTACGCGTCGCTGAAGGCGAGGCTCGGAGCGCGCGGCTGA
- a CDS encoding MFS transporter, whose product MIGVLLGVYLGRLGVGPAEMGFVVGAGLAGAACATVVATLAGDRLGRRRFLASLALLGATGAAVAAAASSAAVIGAAAFVGMLNGMGRDRGAALVLEQAVLPATATDADRTRVFAWYNVLQDAGHALGGLAAAMPALLRGLAVPDLMALRLAVGTCALLTLLPAVLYLGLSPAIDVPRDEAPARLSPESRSVLRKISALFALDALGGGFVTAALLAFFFYQRFGVREGSLGLLFFGARLANALSHLAAAWLARRIGLVNTMVFTHIPSSLLLVTVAFAPSFWVAALLFLVREGLVEMDVPTRQSYVMAVVRPGERTVASGVTNLVRLGAWAAAPTLAGVSMQGLSPATPFVAGAGMKILYDVLLYLAFRERRPPEEALSGPASRDARGTR is encoded by the coding sequence ATGATCGGCGTCCTGCTCGGCGTCTACCTCGGGCGGCTCGGGGTCGGGCCCGCCGAGATGGGGTTCGTCGTGGGCGCCGGGCTCGCCGGTGCGGCGTGCGCCACGGTGGTCGCGACGCTCGCCGGCGACCGGCTCGGGCGCAGGCGCTTCCTCGCCTCTCTGGCGCTCCTCGGCGCGACCGGCGCCGCGGTGGCCGCCGCGGCGTCGAGCGCGGCCGTCATCGGCGCCGCCGCGTTCGTCGGCATGCTGAACGGCATGGGTCGCGACCGCGGCGCCGCGCTCGTGCTCGAGCAGGCCGTCCTCCCGGCGACGGCCACGGACGCCGACCGGACCCGGGTCTTCGCGTGGTACAACGTGCTGCAGGACGCCGGCCACGCCCTCGGCGGACTCGCGGCCGCCATGCCGGCCCTGCTGCGTGGCCTGGCGGTGCCCGACTTGATGGCGCTCCGCCTGGCGGTCGGGACGTGTGCGCTGCTCACCCTGCTGCCGGCCGTCCTCTACCTCGGCCTCTCCCCGGCCATCGACGTGCCGCGAGACGAGGCTCCGGCGCGGCTCTCGCCCGAGAGCCGGAGCGTGCTCCGGAAGATCTCGGCACTCTTCGCGCTCGACGCGCTCGGCGGCGGCTTCGTCACCGCCGCGCTGCTGGCGTTCTTCTTCTATCAGCGCTTCGGCGTGCGGGAGGGTTCGCTCGGCCTCCTCTTCTTCGGCGCACGGCTCGCCAACGCGCTCTCTCACCTCGCGGCCGCGTGGCTCGCCCGGAGGATCGGGCTCGTGAACACGATGGTGTTCACGCACATCCCGTCCAGCCTGCTGCTGGTCACGGTGGCCTTCGCGCCGAGCTTCTGGGTCGCCGCGCTCCTCTTCCTCGTGCGCGAGGGCCTGGTCGAGATGGACGTGCCGACGCGCCAGTCCTACGTGATGGCCGTGGTCCGGCCCGGCGAGCGCACGGTGGCGTCCGGCGTGACCAACCTCGTGCGCCTCGGCGCGTGGGCGGCCGCCCCGACGCTGGCCGGGGTGTCGATGCAGGGCCTCTCGCCGGCGACGCCATTCGTGGCGGGGGCGGGCATGAAGATCCTGTACGACGTCCTCCTCTACCTCGCCTTCCGCGAGCGCCGGCCGCCCGAGGAAGCGCTCAGCGGGCCGGCGTCGCGGGACGCGAGAGGAACTCGATGA
- a CDS encoding DNA helicase UvrD codes for MDAGSPYFAHMRLAEDGGEQDVLLGKTTRLLPGLPIVDWRNAPISRLFYAYRQGEAFEEEIAGRPRTGVLRARRTVTIRDRALQRVEAPEGIFQADPTEPDGWRRVEAAAPRLAGGQGAALRAHDIGAGADRRLGAGVRRRADKHLPDIVGLIDPAQFELVSRPSAGFLLIRGTAGSGKTTVALHRIAFLAYHDAGIDSSATLVVVFSPALRDYVSHVLPALGVTRVQVRTFHEWASEVCARLFPRLPRRIRDYTPAVVSRLKLHPALGVALAEQVGRVDGPPTADQVVDDWASVLCQRAFLEDVLAREAPGAFSPEQIARATAWNLERHEELLAWRGREAGAEAALDEEDEALLLRAWQLRVGPLSGAGGRPLRYRHVAVDEVQDFSPLEIQVLLGCLDERRSITLAGDTQQHIVEEGGFTSWTEFLAELGLEGTEMNTLRVSYRCSRQVAEFATGLLGDLGEEPTAPPTVRSGPPVELFRFTDHGACVAFLADALGELVAHEPLASVAILTPSRELSALYYRGLGAGEVPRLRQVEAQNFTFAPGVEVTEIEQAKGLEFDYVVLVEVSTTHFPDAPAARRRLHVGATRAVHQLWLTSVGTPAAAVRALLGTG; via the coding sequence CATCTCGCGCCTCTTCTACGCCTACCGCCAAGGGGAGGCGTTCGAGGAGGAGATCGCCGGCCGCCCGCGTACCGGCGTGCTGCGCGCGCGGCGCACGGTCACCATCCGCGACCGCGCGCTCCAGCGCGTCGAGGCTCCGGAGGGCATCTTCCAGGCCGACCCGACCGAGCCGGACGGATGGCGGCGCGTCGAGGCCGCGGCGCCCCGGCTCGCCGGCGGCCAGGGCGCCGCGCTCCGCGCGCACGACATCGGTGCCGGTGCCGATCGCCGGCTCGGCGCCGGCGTCCGGCGGCGGGCGGACAAGCACCTGCCCGACATCGTCGGGCTGATCGACCCGGCGCAGTTCGAGCTCGTGAGCCGTCCGTCGGCCGGATTCCTCCTGATCCGCGGCACGGCCGGCTCGGGCAAGACGACGGTGGCGCTCCATCGCATCGCCTTCCTTGCGTACCACGACGCCGGCATCGACTCGTCGGCGACCCTGGTGGTGGTCTTCTCGCCCGCGCTGCGCGACTACGTGAGCCACGTGCTGCCCGCCCTCGGAGTCACGCGGGTCCAGGTGCGGACGTTCCACGAGTGGGCCTCGGAGGTGTGCGCGCGGCTGTTTCCGCGCTTGCCGCGCCGCATCCGCGACTACACCCCCGCCGTCGTCTCGCGCCTGAAGCTCCACCCCGCGCTCGGCGTCGCGCTCGCCGAGCAGGTCGGGCGGGTCGACGGGCCACCGACGGCGGACCAGGTGGTCGACGACTGGGCTAGCGTGCTCTGCCAGCGTGCGTTCCTCGAAGACGTGCTGGCGCGCGAGGCGCCCGGCGCCTTCAGCCCCGAGCAGATCGCGCGGGCCACGGCCTGGAACCTGGAGCGCCACGAGGAGCTCCTCGCCTGGCGCGGCCGCGAAGCGGGGGCCGAGGCCGCGCTCGACGAGGAGGACGAGGCGCTCCTCCTGCGCGCCTGGCAGCTGCGGGTCGGGCCGCTGTCCGGCGCCGGCGGGCGCCCGCTCCGCTACCGGCACGTCGCCGTCGACGAGGTGCAGGACTTCTCGCCGCTCGAGATCCAGGTGCTGCTCGGCTGCCTCGACGAGCGCCGGAGCATCACGCTGGCCGGCGACACGCAGCAGCACATCGTCGAGGAGGGCGGGTTCACGTCGTGGACCGAGTTCCTGGCGGAGCTCGGGCTCGAGGGCACGGAGATGAACACGCTCCGGGTGAGCTACCGGTGCTCCCGCCAGGTCGCGGAGTTCGCCACCGGGCTGCTCGGCGACCTGGGCGAGGAGCCGACGGCGCCGCCCACCGTCCGCTCGGGGCCGCCGGTCGAGCTCTTCCGCTTCACGGACCACGGGGCGTGCGTCGCCTTCCTCGCCGACGCGCTCGGCGAGCTCGTCGCGCACGAGCCGCTCGCCTCGGTGGCGATCCTGACGCCGTCGCGCGAGCTGAGCGCGCTCTACTACCGGGGGCTCGGCGCCGGCGAGGTGCCGCGCCTCCGCCAGGTCGAGGCGCAGAACTTCACCTTCGCGCCGGGCGTCGAGGTCACGGAGATCGAGCAGGCGAAGGGTCTGGAGTTCGACTACGTCGTGCTGGTGGAGGTGAGCACCACCCACTTCCCCGACGCGCCGGCGGCGCGCCGTCGCCTGCACGTCGGGGCCACCCGCGCCGTGCATCAGCTGTGGCTCACCAGCGTCGGGACGCCGGCGGCCGCGGTGCGTGCGCTGCTGGGGACCGGGTGA
- a CDS encoding alpha/beta fold hydrolase — translation MYAEAADTTLHYDLRGSGPRLVVLTHGLGSDLEYWAPHVDALAAHHRVLRWDLRGAGRSAKPPGPYDPGLFARDLGALLDRLGEPEAHLVGHSGGGVVSQRFALDFPERTRSLVLASTSSEVGERAARVWSRLADTVERDGFGPAREPDVRAFGPAFAAAHPDVVRELAGRTRLGDPRAYAATARAFGSYGWTAELCRVRAPTLILQGLDDALTPPGGSVILSRGIPRSRLVMVPGAGHNLPIEMPALFTTAVLAFLAGLDL, via the coding sequence ATGTACGCCGAAGCCGCCGACACCACGCTGCACTACGACCTCCGCGGCAGCGGCCCGCGCCTCGTCGTCCTGACGCACGGGCTCGGCAGCGACCTCGAGTACTGGGCACCCCACGTGGACGCGCTCGCCGCGCATCATCGCGTGCTCCGCTGGGACCTGCGCGGCGCCGGCAGGTCGGCCAAGCCTCCGGGTCCGTACGATCCGGGCCTCTTCGCGCGCGACCTCGGCGCCCTCCTCGACCGGCTGGGCGAGCCCGAGGCGCACCTCGTCGGCCACTCGGGCGGCGGGGTGGTGAGCCAGCGGTTCGCGCTCGACTTCCCCGAGCGGACGCGGAGCCTCGTGCTCGCGAGCACGTCGAGCGAGGTGGGCGAGCGGGCGGCCCGCGTCTGGAGCCGTCTCGCCGACACCGTCGAGCGAGACGGCTTCGGCCCGGCGCGCGAGCCCGACGTGCGGGCGTTCGGCCCGGCCTTTGCGGCCGCGCATCCCGACGTCGTGCGCGAGCTCGCGGGCCGCACGCGCCTCGGCGACCCCCGCGCCTACGCCGCGACCGCGCGCGCCTTCGGCAGCTACGGCTGGACCGCCGAGCTCTGCCGCGTGCGCGCGCCGACGCTGATCCTCCAGGGGCTCGACGACGCGCTCACCCCGCCCGGCGGCTCGGTCATCCTGTCGCGCGGCATCCCGCGCTCGCGCCTGGTGATGGTGCCGGGCGCGGGGCACAATCTGCCGATCGAGATGCCGGCGCTCTTCACCACGGCCGTGCTCGCGTTCCTCGCGGGCCTCGACCTGTGA
- a CDS encoding alpha/beta fold hydrolase: protein MFGTQRPLAAILLWLFASRALAGEPPRQISFATADGGTIVADAYGEGGGDGVVLAHGSAFDKESWRPLAEQLAAKGYRVLAIDFRGWGKSTAGSAKDALFEDVLAAVRTLRRGGAARVSVIGGSMGGGAAAEAAARAPGEIDRLVLLSPAPVSAPERIGGDKLVVASANEPAVERIKALYEKAPEPKRLVLLPGTAHAQHIFRTDQSGRLTATIIEFLSRPATPAR from the coding sequence ATGTTCGGCACGCAGCGGCCGCTGGCCGCGATCCTCCTCTGGCTTTTCGCGAGCCGCGCCCTCGCGGGCGAGCCGCCGCGGCAGATCAGCTTCGCGACGGCCGACGGCGGCACGATCGTCGCCGACGCCTACGGCGAGGGTGGCGGCGACGGCGTCGTGCTCGCGCATGGCTCGGCCTTCGACAAGGAGAGCTGGCGGCCGCTCGCCGAGCAGCTCGCGGCGAAGGGCTACCGCGTCCTGGCCATCGACTTCCGCGGCTGGGGGAAGTCGACAGCGGGCTCCGCGAAGGACGCCCTGTTCGAGGACGTGCTCGCCGCGGTGCGCACCCTGCGTCGCGGCGGGGCGGCGCGCGTGTCGGTGATCGGCGGGAGCATGGGCGGCGGTGCGGCCGCCGAGGCGGCGGCGAGGGCGCCGGGAGAGATCGATCGGCTCGTCCTGCTGTCGCCTGCGCCGGTCAGCGCCCCGGAGCGCATCGGCGGCGACAAGCTCGTCGTGGCGAGTGCGAACGAGCCGGCGGTCGAGCGCATCAAGGCGCTGTACGAGAAGGCGCCCGAGCCGAAGCGGCTCGTCCTCCTGCCCGGGACCGCGCACGCGCAGCACATCTTCCGCACCGATCAGTCGGGACGGCTGACGGCGACGATCATCGAGTTCCTCTCGCGTCCCGCGACGCCGGCCCGCTGA
- a CDS encoding enoyl-CoA hydratase/isomerase family protein — MAETLQFRIENGVGWIVLSRPEARNAMNAEMRQAFLEALARAAEEPDIRAVVLTGAGKAFSTGADLSGSRAATGAAAPPGPGDTRRAMLPSQRVIRTLWELEKPTLAAVNGVAAGLGAHLAYACDLVVAADDARFIEVFVRRGIAVDAGGAFLLARHLGLHKAKELIFFGDDLPAVDAERIGLVNKVVPAGELEKTAREWGERLAQGPTFALGLSKRLLNRSLQSDLDTCLAEEAFSQALVAQSEDMREGIRSFMEKRPPTFKGR; from the coding sequence ATGGCCGAGACGCTGCAGTTCCGGATCGAGAACGGGGTCGGGTGGATCGTCCTCAGCCGGCCCGAGGCACGGAACGCGATGAACGCCGAGATGCGCCAGGCGTTCCTCGAGGCGCTCGCACGCGCCGCCGAGGAGCCCGACATCCGCGCCGTCGTGCTCACCGGCGCGGGCAAGGCCTTCTCGACCGGGGCCGACCTCTCCGGCTCACGCGCGGCCACCGGCGCCGCGGCGCCGCCGGGGCCCGGCGACACGCGCCGGGCGATGCTGCCGAGCCAGCGGGTCATCCGCACGCTCTGGGAGCTCGAGAAGCCGACGCTCGCCGCGGTGAACGGCGTCGCCGCCGGCCTCGGCGCGCACCTCGCGTACGCGTGCGACCTGGTCGTCGCCGCGGACGACGCCCGCTTCATCGAGGTCTTCGTCCGCCGCGGCATCGCGGTCGACGCCGGCGGCGCGTTCCTCCTCGCCCGCCACCTGGGACTCCACAAGGCCAAGGAGCTGATCTTCTTCGGCGACGACCTGCCGGCCGTCGATGCCGAACGGATCGGGCTGGTGAACAAGGTCGTGCCGGCCGGGGAGCTCGAGAAGACCGCGCGCGAGTGGGGGGAACGTCTCGCCCAGGGTCCCACGTTCGCGCTCGGGCTCTCGAAGCGCCTGCTCAACCGCTCGCTCCAGTCGGACCTCGACACCTGCCTCGCCGAGGAGGCGTTCAGCCAGGCCCTGGTCGCGCAGAGCGAGGACATGCGCGAGGGCATCCGCTCGTTCATGGAGAAGCGGCCGCCGACCTTCAAGGGCCGGTAG